The DNA segment GGTTGACATaactatgtgaaatgaaaaataattctcatgATCAAAACATTGTACAGAGTTGTTAGGATGATGACAAACGAGGAAACATTTGCAATGTGCATTACTGAAAAAATATTCCTTCCTTaatatgtaaaaaagacaaatcattaagaaaaaagggcAAAAGTACAAATAGCTAAGACAcaccagaagaaatacaaatagccaacaaataCGACAAAATGTTccacctcattagtaatcaaagaaataagaatttttaaaatgaggcattttCAACCATAAAATcggtgaagattaaaaaaaaataataatagctaagcaCTCTCACTTATTTTCCCCACGGGAGTAAAAATTGGGACAACTTTGTTAAAGACCAATTTACAACATATCATAAATGTCTTTGCTGTTTTGACCATGAATATATACTTCCAGGAATTTACTGACTTTTAGGAATATTAAGGAAATAGTAATCATGGATATATGTGAAAATTTAGTTATGAAGAAGTTAGTCATACAATCTTCTaatcataaacatttttattgggaaCAGTCTAAAAATATCCAACCGTAgaagactgattaaataaatgtgcCATAATACACAACTAAAATGGACTGCttttctgccattaaaaaactgtatcatagaaaactattttaaaatatagaaatatgttcacaagacgttgttaaatgaaaaaaagttgcaaaaggaTTGATCACGTTTacaaaaaatatcatatttatgtATAGACACAAGAGCCTAGAATAGGAGATCCCAAAATGCTAACAATATGGTTGGTATTCTTCTAGTTTTTTGGCTAattcaaaaaatagtttttaaagcaaggaattttgggggaattccctggcagtccagtgattagggctTTGTGTTTCCACCGCgcggggcgcgggttcaatctctggttggggaactaagatcccgtatgccatgtggtgtggtccaaaaaaataagaaatgaaacaaggaaTTCTTGAACTTTCCTGaaagtaattatttcaaaagacaatCCTAATTTTCTAAGCTTGCAGCTTAAATGTTActgcctctgtgaagccttttccagcccttttATGCAATAATTTGTCATGCCTTGCTCTGATTTCCCCATGATCTTTTATCTTCAGATAAAAGCTCAGCAATCTGTCCATCTAGAGCCCAAGTTATTCCAAGAACTAGGCCTAATGAAAGTTTGTCTTGACCGCTAGCCTGGAAGGAGCGGTGGGAACTCCTCTCCATCAAGCCTGGGTCCTGCCTGCCTCCAGGGTGGACCCAGAGTGGAGTGAGGACGGACACACGTGGGAGTGAAGGAGCTGCACGCGGTCGCTGGCCTCCAGCAGCTCGTGCTCCTCCAGCTTGCGGGTGCGCTCCGTCCGCGCCAGGGCCACCTTCCTCTCCTCCGGCTCCTCCAGCAAGAGGCCATTCCTGCGCTCCACGAGGGCCAGCTGCTCCTTGTGGTCCTCGCTGCTCCTCAGGGCGTCATCCAGATGCAGCTGGGAGTCGTTCACGAGAAACCAGTCGTGAGACcggagcccagggcaggctgaGGTCCCGCCAGGTCCTCCAGGGGCCGTGCACTCACCTTGAGCTGGCTCTGGACTGAGCACAGGTGTTTCTGGGTCTCTGCCACCTGGCGGTTGGAGTGGCCCAGCTGAATCTCCATCTCACTGaggtctctctccatcttcttcttcagCCTCAGAGCAACATTCCGGCTCCAGATCTCAGCATCCAGCACGCTTTGCATGGCCTTTGCTGCCCGCTGGCTCTTTCTTTTCAGCTGCtggatttcttcttccttctcagtgaTCTTGCGGTGAAGCTCAGATTTCAGCTGGTTCAACTCTAGCTGGACACGCAAAATCTTGCCCTCTTCATGCTTCAAGGAACCCTGATAAAAGTAAAGGAGTGATTGGGATTGCCGGGGGCAGCCACCTTCTTGAATGAGGTTTTTCATCCCCATTAGGATAAAAAGGGTATTATTaggctcattttacaaataaatagaacagtACTCAAAAAGGTCAAACAGTTTGCTCCCAAATTGTTACTAGTAATGAAACTAGAACTGAAGCTTTGTTGTTAACAATCTTATGTCTTGAGAAGGACAGAGCATCGTTTTCAATTAGTAAAaattttgattactgtgtctttttaaatagtgACCATAAGTCAGGAGCCAACCTCTGctcaaaaaagacagagaaagacagaggaatTGCTCTCCTGTTATCCTGCATAGGGCAAATTTCCCTAGACCCTCTTAAGCATCTGCCCCTCACTGGCCACAGCTGGTGATAGCATCAGGATCCTGCACTCTTTGGACCACACAGAATTCCCAGCAGCCAAAGATGACCGTGTATAACTCTCTGTTAAAACTAAGGGATTCTGAGCTGGCTCTCAGGATGTTTGGTGATTGAGTTCTTGCTTTCTGAGAGGAAGACGTTGAGGACATAATGAACAAGCTTATTTATTCAATAGGAGAAATACGATGGACTAGAGAACACTCATGAGGCGAGGCAGCAGAGAGCAGCTGGTCCACccccagggcgggggtggggctggattctTCCCATTGGAGCCCCAGTGCCTCCTGCAGGAAGGGCCCCTGGGGGTGGTCTAGTCCCCTTCCTCAGCGCCCCGCCCTCCTTCACATCTCAGACACGTGCCTCCACCTCTTCCAGGGCAGCCTGGAGGTCTGACTTTTCTTGCTGCACTTGCTTCCTGGTCTTCTCCAATTCCTGAAGATTCTTGCTCATTTCCGCAATCTGCATGGTTAAGTCGGAAATCTCTTCTGCAAAGCACAAGCTTGATTTAGGCTGTTTTCACAGGCTCTGTCTGATAGCACCAGCATTTGCCAGGGAATTTGGGGATTGGTGATTCATTCATGACCTTCATATAGGAGAGGACAAAGACAGGGAAACCTTTCGGAGGAGGTGTCGACAAGACACAGGTGTGTGGCCTCACCTGaagatgcagagggaggaacaacagAACACATGTATGACCCTGAACCTTCACACGGTACACAAAAGGGTCACAGAGAGGACCGGGGGAGACTACTGTGGAGAAAACACAGAATCATGGTCTCAGAAATAGAAGGGGCTTTAGAGGCCATTGGGTCTGGTCTAGTTTTGTAGGACAGCGGTCTGAGATCCTAAGGGATCTAGTGACAGGATCAAGGACACAAAGCCATGTAGAGACAGAATCCATGGAAGATATGTTCTGTAGAAGAGCACGGAGCTTAGCAGCCCAGCGAAGCCTCTGTTCTCAAGAACAAGGCTTGGCTGTGACTATGCCTTACATTGGGGAAGTTTGGGTCCCAGGGTAAAGTGAATAGATGTGAGGAATTTGTGGGGCATCGGGAAGGAGGAGGCTGTGGCCAAATGGGGGAGTGGTGGCCAGAAGAGAAGGGGGGCTGTCACAaacctgtgatagggagagagctgggggctgtcacacccctgtgatgggaagacagctgggggctgtcacatacctgtgatggggagacagttgggggcAGTAACATACCTGTAATGTGGAGatggctgggggctgtcacatacctgtgatggggagagagctgggggctgtcactcacctgtaatggggagagagatgggggctctcactcacctgggatggggagagagctgggggctgtcacacacctctgatggtgagagagatggggactgtcaaacacctgtgatgggaagagagccagtggctgtcacatacctgtgatgtggagaaaatTGGGGccttcacatacctgtgatggggagagagttgggggctgtaatgctcctgtgatgcggagacagctgggggccatcagatacctgagatggggagagagctgggggttgtcactcacctgtgatgtggcgagagctgggggctgtcacacacctgtgatggggagagagatggggactgtcacatacatgtgtcgatgagacagctgggggttgtcacatacctgtgatggggagagagctggaggttgccactcacctgtgatggggagagagctgggtctgtcactcacctgggatggggagagagatgggggctctcactcacctgggatggggagagagctggatgcTGTCACCCACCGGTGAAGgcaagagagctgggcgttgtcacgcacctgtgatatggagacagctggggaaggtcacacacctgtgatggggacagagcttggggttgtcacaaaactgttatgtggagacagctgggggctgtcacctataatggggagacagctgggggcagtcatatatctgtgatgtggagacagctggggcctgtcatatacctgtgatggggagagagttgggggctgtcacgcacctgtgaggcggagacagctgggggctgtcacatacctgttatggggagagagctgggggctgtcactcacctgtgatacgGAGGCAGAtagggacggtcacacacctgtgatagggagagagttGGTGgctgtcaggcaactgtgatgtggtgacagctgtgggctgtcaaataactctgatggggagagagctgggggttgtcactcacctgtgatggggagagagctggggtctgtcacacacttgtga comes from the Balaenoptera ricei isolate mBalRic1 chromosome 16, mBalRic1.hap2, whole genome shotgun sequence genome and includes:
- the LOC132350684 gene encoding LOW QUALITY PROTEIN: myosin-8-like (The sequence of the model RefSeq protein was modified relative to this genomic sequence to represent the inferred CDS: deleted 1 base in 1 codon), giving the protein MLLPPTVSPSQVCDSPQLSSHHRGVTAPSSLPITEEISDLTMQIAEMSKNLQELEKTRKQVQQEKSDLQAALEEVEGSLKHEEGKILRVQLELNQLKSELHRKITEKEEEIQQLKRKSQRAAKAMQSVLDAEIWSRNVALRLKKKMERDLSEMEIQLGHSNRQVAETQKHLCSVQSQLKLHLDDALRSSEDHKEQLALVERRNGLLLEEPEERKVALARTERTRKLEEHELLEASDRVQLLHSHNTCLINTKKKLEADIAQCQAEVEKSIQESKNAEEKAKKDVKDAAMMAEELTEKEQDTSAHLERMKKNLEQTVKDLKHRLDEAEQLALKGGKKYIQKLEARVRELEGEVVESEQKRNAEAVKGLRKHERRVKELTYQTEEDRKNVLRLQDLVDKLQAKVKSYKRQAEEAEEQSNANLDKFCKLQHELEEAEERADIAESQVNKLRVKSREIHTQVSAE